A DNA window from Leptotrichia sp. oral taxon 215 str. W9775 contains the following coding sequences:
- a CDS encoding energy-coupling factor transporter transmembrane protein EcfT: MASTFLLEYIEKDSIIHRLNGAAKLICFLLWTTAIMLTYDTRLLIFLTVLGFILFKVSKIRFKEIKIVFYLISIFLILNLLMIFLFSPLEGTKIYGTQHDIFKIFGNYIVTQEQLFYEFNIFIKYFSVIPVGLLFVITTHPSEFASSLNRIGVPYKFSYAVSIALRYIPTVQEDFITISKAQQAKGIDISKNVKLTTRIKNISYTLLPLIFSSLDKIDVISNAMVLRGFGKKNKRTWYQARKMKTSDIVAIFITAVFVVVALILIKVNNGRFYNIFVK, from the coding sequence ATGGCAAGTACGTTTTTACTGGAATATATAGAAAAAGATTCAATAATACATAGACTGAATGGAGCAGCAAAACTGATATGTTTCCTGTTATGGACAACAGCAATTATGCTTACTTATGATACAAGATTGTTAATATTTTTAACAGTTTTAGGTTTTATATTGTTTAAAGTTTCAAAAATAAGATTTAAGGAAATAAAAATTGTATTTTATCTGATTTCTATTTTTCTGATACTTAATCTGCTAATGATATTTTTATTTTCTCCTCTGGAAGGGACAAAAATATATGGAACACAGCATGACATTTTTAAAATTTTTGGAAATTATATAGTAACTCAGGAGCAGCTGTTTTATGAATTTAATATATTTATAAAATATTTTTCGGTTATTCCTGTTGGTCTGCTATTTGTAATAACAACTCATCCAAGTGAATTTGCATCTTCACTGAACAGGATAGGGGTACCATATAAATTTTCTTATGCAGTATCAATTGCACTGAGATATATACCGACAGTTCAGGAAGATTTTATTACAATTAGTAAGGCACAGCAGGCAAAAGGGATAGATATTTCAAAAAATGTAAAACTGACAACGAGAATAAAAAATATATCCTACACGTTACTTCCACTAATATTTTCAAGTCTTGATAAAATAGATGTTATAAGTAATGCAATGGTTTTAAGAGGATTTGGAAAAAAGAATAAGCGTACATGGTATCAGGCACGAAAAATGAAAACATCTGACATAGTGGCGATTTTTATAACAGCGGTATTTGTTGTTGTTGCACTTATACTTATAAAAGTGAATAACGGAAGATTTTACAACATATTTGTGAAATAA
- a CDS encoding uracil-DNA glycosylase: MVNIGNDWDEILKGEFEKEYYQNMRKFLVKEYKTKTIYPKPEEIFSAFKLTSYKDCKIVLLGQDPYHGPNQAHGLAFSVKEGVKLPPSLQNIYKEISSEYGYSMSKNGYLVSWAKQGVLLLNTALTVVAENANSHSKIGWEIFTDNVIEYLNEREEPLIFILWGNNARSKKRLINTEKHYILESAHPSPLSASRGFFGCGHFEKANGILKELGKKEINWKM, translated from the coding sequence ATGGTAAATATAGGAAATGACTGGGATGAGATTTTAAAAGGAGAATTTGAAAAGGAATATTATCAGAATATGAGAAAATTTCTGGTGAAGGAATATAAGACAAAAACTATATATCCTAAGCCGGAAGAAATATTTTCAGCATTTAAACTGACAAGCTATAAGGACTGTAAAATAGTTCTGCTGGGACAGGATCCCTATCATGGACCAAATCAGGCACATGGACTTGCTTTTTCTGTAAAGGAAGGGGTAAAACTTCCACCTTCATTGCAGAATATATATAAGGAAATAAGTAGCGAGTACGGTTACAGCATGAGCAAAAATGGATACCTTGTTTCATGGGCAAAACAGGGAGTGCTTCTTTTAAATACAGCATTGACAGTTGTTGCAGAAAATGCAAATTCACATTCAAAAATTGGATGGGAAATATTTACAGATAACGTCATAGAATATCTTAATGAAAGGGAAGAACCGTTGATATTTATACTTTGGGGAAATAATGCAAGAAGTAAGAAAAGACTTATAAATACAGAAAAACATTATATTCTGGAATCAGCACACCCAAGTCCGCTTTCTGCAAGCAGAGGTTTTTTTGGATGTGGACATTTTGAAAAAGCAAATGGTATCTTAAAGGAATTAGGAAAAAAAGAAATAAACTGGAAAATGTAA
- a CDS encoding ECF-type riboflavin transporter substrate-binding protein, with the protein MEANSIKKVVAMGIGAAVYIVLSRFAAIPTPIPNTTLQVTYAFLALMAFIYGPVVGLGVGFIGHTLNDILSYGNVWFSWVVATAFFGIGMGLLGKMIKPENFDKAKAVKFIIGDIIISLLTWVVIAPVLDIVIYKEPQGKVFIQGFAAALSNAFVVAVLGTILIFAFSKTIVSKGSLKKE; encoded by the coding sequence ATGGAAGCAAATTCAATTAAAAAAGTAGTAGCAATGGGTATAGGAGCGGCAGTTTATATTGTGTTGTCAAGATTTGCAGCAATTCCAACTCCAATTCCAAATACTACATTACAGGTTACTTATGCTTTTCTGGCATTAATGGCATTTATTTATGGTCCGGTAGTTGGACTGGGAGTAGGATTTATAGGACATACACTTAATGACATCCTATCTTATGGAAATGTATGGTTCAGCTGGGTTGTAGCCACTGCATTTTTCGGAATAGGTATGGGACTTTTAGGAAAAATGATTAAGCCTGAAAATTTTGACAAGGCAAAAGCTGTAAAATTTATAATAGGAGATATAATTATAAGTTTACTGACTTGGGTAGTTATAGCACCAGTTCTGGATATTGTAATATATAAAGAGCCTCAGGGAAAAGTATTTATACAGGGATTTGCTGCGGCATTGAGTAATGCTTTTGTTGTTGCAGTATTAGGAACAATTCTTATATTTGCTTTCTCAAAAACAATTGTAAGTAAGGGAAGCCTGAAGAAAGAATAG
- a CDS encoding ABC transporter ATP-binding protein, whose product MEEIRGNKDVRKVAVNFENFTFQYESQSESTLYDINLKIYEGEKVVIIGPSGSGKSTMGHCINGLAPYFYKGSKTGKIEIYGKQLNEIFEHSKYVGTVLQDSDAQFVGLSVAEDIAFVLENDEVETEIMKNKVREIAEFVKIEKLLDLKPHDLSGGQKQKVSLAGIMVDDTKIFLYDEPLANLDPLSGKYAIELIDELHGKGGITTVIIEHRLEDVLHRKVDRIIVVDKGRVVADDTPDNILKGNILTEMNIREPLYISALKYSNVNLEKYQDISNVEKINFSELKENILKWIEHNQVEGQKKDSETMLKLENISFSYNEKRKILKNVNINIKKGEMISIVGSNGAGKSTLSKVITGFEKQDEGKIYYKNRDISNESITERAEKIGFVLQNPNAMISKVTVFDEVALGLQTRGVSPDEIDKRVLEILEICKLKPFRNWPIKALSYGQKKRVTIASVLILQPEIIIVDEPTAGQDLFHYREIMEFLKQLNEYRITILFITHDMHLMLEYTDKAYVFNDGQVIKEGNPAEILADKKILKEANLKETSLHYMAEKAGINSEELIRTFVNFEKYHQKAGD is encoded by the coding sequence TTGGAAGAAATTAGAGGAAACAAAGATGTTAGAAAAGTTGCTGTAAATTTTGAAAATTTTACATTTCAGTATGAAAGTCAGTCAGAATCGACATTGTATGATATAAACCTTAAAATATATGAAGGAGAAAAAGTTGTCATAATAGGGCCTTCAGGTTCCGGGAAAAGTACAATGGGACATTGTATAAATGGATTGGCACCATATTTTTATAAGGGAAGTAAAACAGGAAAAATTGAAATTTATGGTAAACAGCTAAATGAAATATTTGAACATTCCAAGTACGTAGGAACAGTTCTTCAGGACTCAGATGCCCAGTTTGTAGGGCTGAGTGTTGCAGAAGATATAGCCTTTGTACTGGAAAATGATGAAGTTGAAACTGAAATTATGAAAAATAAAGTTAGGGAAATAGCAGAATTTGTAAAAATTGAAAAATTGCTGGATTTAAAACCTCATGACTTGTCAGGTGGGCAGAAACAGAAGGTTTCCCTTGCTGGAATAATGGTTGATGATACGAAGATATTTCTTTATGATGAGCCTTTGGCAAATCTTGATCCGCTAAGTGGAAAATATGCCATTGAACTGATAGATGAACTTCATGGAAAAGGAGGAATTACTACAGTAATTATTGAACACAGGCTGGAAGATGTGCTACATAGAAAAGTTGACAGAATTATTGTTGTGGATAAGGGAAGGGTAGTGGCAGATGATACACCTGATAATATCCTGAAGGGAAATATTCTTACAGAAATGAATATAAGGGAGCCATTGTATATTTCGGCACTAAAATATAGTAATGTTAATCTCGAAAAATATCAGGATATTTCTAATGTTGAAAAAATTAATTTTTCTGAATTGAAGGAAAATATACTGAAATGGATAGAGCATAATCAGGTGGAAGGACAGAAAAAAGACTCAGAAACAATGCTGAAGCTTGAAAATATTTCCTTTTCATATAATGAAAAAAGAAAAATATTGAAAAATGTCAATATAAATATAAAAAAAGGAGAAATGATAAGTATTGTAGGTTCAAATGGAGCCGGAAAGTCAACACTTTCAAAAGTTATTACTGGATTTGAAAAACAGGATGAAGGAAAAATCTATTATAAGAATAGAGATATAAGTAATGAAAGTATAACTGAAAGGGCAGAAAAAATAGGATTTGTACTGCAGAATCCAAATGCGATGATTTCCAAGGTGACAGTTTTTGATGAGGTGGCTCTTGGGCTTCAAACTAGAGGCGTTTCACCAGATGAAATAGACAAAAGAGTGCTTGAAATCTTGGAAATATGTAAACTTAAGCCCTTCAGAAACTGGCCTATAAAAGCACTTAGCTATGGGCAGAAAAAAAGGGTAACAATAGCTTCTGTACTAATATTACAGCCGGAAATCATAATAGTGGATGAACCGACTGCAGGACAGGATTTATTTCATTACAGGGAAATAATGGAATTTTTGAAACAGCTGAACGAATATAGAATTACGATACTTTTTATTACGCATGATATGCATCTGATGTTGGAATATACTGACAAAGCTTATGTTTTCAATGACGGTCAGGTTATAAAAGAAGGAAATCCTGCAGAAATTCTGGCTGACAAAAAAATACTCAAAGAAGCAAATCTTAAGGAAACTTCACTTCACTATATGGCTGAAAAGGCTGGAATAAATTCAGAAGAACTTATAAGAACTTTTGTTAACTTTGAAAAATATCATCAGAAGGCGGGTGATTAG
- a CDS encoding dCMP deaminase family protein has translation MSKRNDYLSWDEYFMGIAFLSGMRSKDPSTQVGACIIDEDKKIIGIGYNGFPMGSSDDNMPWDKEGEFLETKYPYVVHAELNAILNSIKSLKNCTIYVTHFPCNECAKAIVQSGIKKVIYFSDKHKSLDSTKASRRIFENAGVKTEHLKMEKEKINIIFKD, from the coding sequence ATGTCAAAAAGAAATGATTATTTATCATGGGATGAGTATTTTATGGGGATAGCATTTCTATCCGGTATGAGAAGTAAAGATCCGTCTACGCAAGTGGGAGCATGTATCATAGACGAGGATAAAAAAATAATAGGAATCGGATACAATGGATTTCCAATGGGAAGTTCTGATGATAATATGCCATGGGATAAAGAAGGTGAATTTCTGGAAACAAAATATCCATATGTTGTACACGCTGAATTAAATGCCATTCTTAACAGTATAAAATCTCTTAAAAATTGTACTATTTATGTAACGCATTTTCCATGTAATGAATGTGCAAAGGCAATTGTACAGTCAGGAATAAAAAAGGTAATATATTTTTCTGATAAGCATAAATCTCTGGATTCGACAAAGGCTTCAAGAAGAATTTTTGAAAATGCAGGGGTTAAAACAGAGCATCTTAAAATGGAAAAAGAAAAAATAAATATAATCTTTAAGGATTGA
- a CDS encoding S-adenosyl-l-methionine hydroxide adenosyltransferase family protein gives MGNNKVSGMLVLQTDFGLQDGAVAAMYGVSLGVNPDLKIYNLTHEIETYNIWDASYRLVQTLQYWPEGTVFVSVVDPGVGSDRKSIVAKTKDGKYVVTPDNGTLTHIHSNIGIEEIREIDETRNRLPYSGESYTFHGRDIYAFTGARLASGVISYEEVGEKIEVEKMELLQTTEVKISDDEVISGTIDILDIRFGNLWTNIDRSYFEKVGINYGDTLELVIKHNMRNVYNSTVKFVKSFAEVHIGRTLLYVNSLDKIGVAINQGSFSRAHQVESGYQWTVELKKIEK, from the coding sequence ATGGGAAATAATAAAGTAAGTGGAATGCTTGTTCTACAGACAGATTTTGGATTACAGGATGGAGCTGTGGCTGCAATGTATGGAGTTTCACTTGGAGTGAATCCGGATTTGAAAATATATAATCTTACACATGAAATAGAAACATATAATATATGGGATGCATCTTATAGACTGGTACAGACTTTACAGTATTGGCCTGAAGGAACTGTTTTCGTATCTGTTGTGGATCCTGGAGTGGGAAGTGACAGGAAAAGTATTGTTGCAAAAACAAAGGACGGAAAATATGTGGTAACTCCTGATAATGGAACTTTGACACATATACATTCAAACATAGGAATAGAAGAAATAAGGGAAATCGATGAAACTAGGAATAGATTGCCATATTCGGGAGAATCCTACACTTTTCATGGAAGGGACATATATGCATTTACTGGAGCAAGACTTGCAAGTGGAGTAATTTCATATGAAGAAGTTGGAGAAAAAATTGAAGTTGAAAAAATGGAACTGCTGCAAACAACAGAAGTTAAAATTTCTGATGATGAAGTAATTTCAGGAACGATAGACATACTTGATATAAGATTTGGAAATTTATGGACAAATATAGACAGAAGTTATTTTGAAAAAGTTGGAATAAATTATGGAGATACTTTGGAACTTGTAATAAAACACAACATGAGAAATGTTTACAACAGTACAGTAAAGTTTGTAAAATCATTTGCTGAAGTTCACATAGGAAGAACTTTGCTTTATGTAAATTCACTTGATAAAATCGGTGTGGCAATAAATCAAGGTTCATTTTCAAGGGCACATCAGGTGGAATCAGGATACCAGTGGACAGTGGAGCTGAAGAAAATAGAGAAATAG